The following is a genomic window from Pirellulaceae bacterium.
GCACTGGTATACGCACCGACTGCGGTCGTGTTCCCGATGAGGTTATTGTAGTTAGCTGAGTTGGTTCCGCCCTCCGGTGCCTCTGCAATAGGCGCTACGTCGCTGCGGGTCGCAAAGTCAAAGTAGCCGCCTGCATTAGAATTTAACGTGGGGTCGTAGTACGCCGCCTTGTACCACTCATCTTCACTGGGAAGAAACCACGTCGCACCGGCGTTACGAGTGATGCTGTTGTTCGTAATCCCCTCGTCCGTGATCGTGTAAGCACCGTTTTCCGTGTCACCGTTTCCCATCCCATTGTGAAGCCAGTTCGTGTAACGCAACGCGTCATAGAAATCAACGTAGCCCACCGGGTTCTCGCCGCGGCCTGAATTGACCGAATAGATAAAGTTACCGGGCGATCCGTTTTGGCTGATGCCAACACTAGAATCCGACATAGATGACTTGTAAAGGCTGTAGGTATCGGTGCCGGCCACAGCATTCAGAAACGCCGCGTACTCGCTGTTTGTGACCTCGGTGGCACTGATCCGGTATTCATAACCGACTGCACCATAACCGGTGTCATCGGCGGCGTTATTGATATTGCCTACCGTCACCATCACGCTCGCATCGGTTTGCTGACTGATGAGAAGCGTGAAGAAGCCGACAGAGGCCAAAAGGACAAATCGAGAAAACAGCATCGGAAAGCCTTTCATCGACGAGCAAACAAACGCCATTTGGCAGCATGAGTGGAATGCGGATTTTAGGTGATGAACGCAGCGGGAACAATCATCAAAAGTCTGATTAAACCCGCTCTCGTGGAAGGGTGCGTCAATCGCCGCCAAGAATAGCTGCCTTTCTACTCCCAGGGCGAAAAAAAATTCCTGGTCGGCCGCCCCTGAAAACAAAACGAAAAGCCGCGGCGACTTCTTCGTCGATGGCGAATCGCTACCCTGGTCCCGATGGCGTTCAGCTTGTTCAAGTCAACATCTCACTCCACCTGCTTCGCTGCACACTCCAATCCATCACCCGAACGATCCGCCGCACCTCGATCTCCGTGATTGGGTCCGACCCCAACTCGACGCGAGGCAAGAACAGAATCGCCTCCTGAATGTTGGGAGCCAAATTGACCAGCCAGCCGATACACCCCGTCGACGCCACCATCTCGATGGTTCAGGAATGCACTCGAGTTGAAAGAAGCCCGCCAGCCCTAGCCTGGAAGCCTAGGGCCAGCGGCAGCAGTCGCTCGAATTGAAGCAGCGGAAGAAGTAAGCTCGAGCGTAATGCCGGTGGTGGTTTAATTGACTAGTGCCAAGAATCGATTACGGATGTCGTGGTTTTGGATAAGCCGACGTAGCTCTACTACTTCGCCGTTGGCAGCTTTGACTTTCTCGGTCTGCCGTGCTGCATATAATGTCGCAGCCTCGTTGCCGGCAAAGCCTGCTTTCTTCAGGCTGTCAACTGCCTTGTTTGTAATCTTATCGAGGTCCGAGGTCAGCTTATCTAGCTCATTACGCAATGCAGCCGTATTTCGGTCTATGATGCCGACAACAACTGCCAGAGCCGCGTCTGTGGCACGAGCTATGTGCAAGTTCGCGTCGTAAATGGCATCCTCGTGTGATCGTATCTTACGCGCAAGTCCTTCGTCGTCGCTAAAGTCGAGATGGGCACCCCGATTGGGTTGACCACCTAGCAGATGTCTTGGATCGACGGGTCCCATCTGACCGCGTACGCAATCGGCCAGTTCGTGTGGGCATTTGCGGCGACAAGCTGGGCACGCGTCGAGTAGTTCTGGCGGCGACGCTGGCAATGCTAAAGGGGGCAATGCTAAAGGGAAAGCCTACGAGGAAGAAGGCTAAGAATCAAAGAACACGCCGTGCAGGTCAACTAACTCCTCTGCAGTCTCCATGCTGTTGTAACCGTAGTTCCGCCCGGACTTCCACGCGAAAGGGTCCCGCGTTCTCAAGCCGTTGATGGTACAGACTTACGCTCCGGTAGACTGCCTGAGACTCGCCTCATGCCAAAAATACGCCCTGCTGCACGGTCGACTCTCGGAGGATGATCGAACCCTCTTTGCTAAGGCGGTGTTTCAAAGAGTGGAGGAACTTCAGGACGTCAGCGTTCTTCAGCTACCTACACAGGCCGCCCAGGAAGATCATGTCAAATGGTCCTTCCGGAAGTCTTTTCCCACCGTCGCCTTCGAATATCTCAACATTGCGCAGGCAAGCCACTCTTTCCCTCGTAGCCTTCACCATCAAGGGACTACGGTCGATCCCAATGGCAGCCTTTTAGCGATTAGCGAAGCTCTCGGTCCAGGCCCCCAACCCACAGCTAACGTCAAGCACTCGCTCTGAGGCACTCACTGCGTCAAGCCAATCACTAACAGCGCGTCTCTTCTTTGCGTAGTCGATATCGGGCCGCACTGGCTGGCAGATTGTGCCCATGGGACATCATGCTGACAGTGTCTGCCGTGCCTCCCACCGCACCACCATTGAAATAGCGATTGACAGTTTCAGCATCGATCTGTTGTCCGGTGGAGGTGTGGTAATTCGTCGGCATTACCTTTGAAAAAGCCTGACTTTACGGTGGACTTCTTGTTGGGTAAATGGTCTGCGAAGGGGTGCATCCGCGGCCACATGCCCCAGCCTGCAAGCGTTTTTTCGAATATGATAGCCTGATGAGTCGTCGCCAAGGATTCCGTCGCGACGGTCCTTGCTGACGTCCGCAACGAATCGCGACTCAACCAAGCAGACCACCTTAGACAACACAACGCAGCAAATACCGTCTTTGACCAACTGAGCCGTCCTCCCACGTCCGGAAGGTGGCCCTTTTTCGTTCAGCGTAGAAGCAACTCGCACGAATCG
Proteins encoded in this region:
- a CDS encoding SUMF1/EgtB/PvdO family nonheme iron enzyme gives rise to the protein MLFSRFVLLASVGFFTLLISQQTDASVMVTVGNINNAADDTGYGAVGYEYRISATEVTNSEYAAFLNAVAGTDTYSLYKSSMSDSSVGISQNGSPGNFIYSVNSGRGENPVGYVDFYDALRYTNWLHNGMGNGDTENGAYTITDEGITNNSITRNAGATWFLPSEDEWYKAAYYDPTLNSNAGGYFDFATRSDVAPIAEAPEGGTNSANYNNLIGNTTAVGAYTSALSPYGTYDQSGNVWEWNEAIIPEGDRGFRGGSWYTDYTFLSSSDRSSAHPGSEYGSDGFRVASLSSPASVPEPGSLAVWAVLGGIGLCWRRRRVRAKCASNAS